From the Bacillus sp. FJAT-22090 genome, the window AAGTATTTAATTCCACTTTCTTATATTAGTAGCTTGTCTGGTCTGTTAACTCTTATTGCGACACCTGCTAATTTGCTTATTAGTCAAGTACTTGTTGACAATGGCTATGAGAAGCTAGGATTCTTTGAAATTACTCCTGTAGGCATTATTGCTATTATAGTTGGGATTCTATATTTCGTCGTTGCACGAAATATTGTACTTCCAAATGGTAAAAATAAAAAAGCGATAAAAGATGAGCATAAGCTTTCACCAAAGCAATTGGCGATTGATTATGAACTCGGTGGTAATTTGCATCGCCTTAAAGTACCTGATGATTCACCAATGATAGGGAAGCAACTTGCACAATTAAAGCTTCCGGCTAAGTATCATCTAGTTATTTTGAAAATTGATCGTAAATCGACGGAAGGTATTCATATATTACCTATTACATATCAAGAAATGGCTGGACCGACGAGCATAATACAGGCAAAGGATATTTTATATATTCAAGGCACTTTTGATAGCATAGAGAAACTCGCCGAAGATTATTTGTTAATAATTGATGCAGAGGAATCTGAAGCAGATGTACTTGTAACAAAACAATTAGGAATTGCTGAGGTGCTCTTAACTCCTCATTCTAGTTTAATAAATGAGACTGTAGGCAGCATTGGCTTCCGTGAAAAATATAATTTAAATATTTTAGGTATTAATCGAAAAGGAGAGTATGTACTAAGTAATATGGCGGGCGTTCGCCTTCGTTTCGGAGATGCTCTTTTAGTACAAGGAGCATGGGAAGAAATTGAATTACTCTCAAGAGCGATGCAGGATGTTGTAGTTGTTGGACAACCGAAAGAACATGCTAGTACGGCTGCTGCAAGTGGTAAAGCACCAATTGCAGGGGCGATTATGTTGTTCATGATCATATTAATGATTTTAGAAGTTTTTCCAGCTGTTATTTCTGTATTGATTGGTGCAGTACTCATGATTATTACAGGTTGTCTTCGAAATATGGATGATGCATATGGAAAAATGAACTGGGA encodes:
- a CDS encoding SLC13 family permease; amino-acid sequence: MQLVITFSILAISIVLFISNRVRADLVALLALLAFVITGVLEPTEALAGFSNSVVIMIAGLFVVGAGLLSTGLAHTAGNLLLRLSGKSEKKLFVLLLIITGSVGAFMSNTGTVALMLPIVISIAISINSSPSKYLIPLSYISSLSGLLTLIATPANLLISQVLVDNGYEKLGFFEITPVGIIAIIVGILYFVVARNIVLPNGKNKKAIKDEHKLSPKQLAIDYELGGNLHRLKVPDDSPMIGKQLAQLKLPAKYHLVILKIDRKSTEGIHILPITYQEMAGPTSIIQAKDILYIQGTFDSIEKLAEDYLLIIDAEESEADVLVTKQLGIAEVLLTPHSSLINETVGSIGFREKYNLNILGINRKGEYVLSNMAGVRLRFGDALLVQGAWEEIELLSRAMQDVVVVGQPKEHASTAAASGKAPIAGAIMLFMIILMILEVFPAVISVLIGAVLMIITGCLRNMDDAYGKMNWESIVLIAAMLPMATALEKTGGMVILSKGIIDLLGGFGAMGVLAGIYFITMLFGQFISNTATAVLFAPIAMSAAITMEANPYTFLIAIAVSSSMAFATPVASPTNALVMTAGGYKFMNFVKAGIPLQIVMFIVMMIVIPIFFPL